The DNA window TGTCTTAGGTCCTATGCCTGGAATGAGGCCAGAAGAGAGATATTTGACTATACCATTTAATGTGGCAGGTACTACTGTAGAATATGTATCTACCTTTAGCTGTTGACCATAATTGACATGATACGTCCACTCTCCCTGCACATTAAGAGTTTCTCCTAAGCTAATAATAGGTATATATCCTACAATAGTGACTACATCATCGTCAGTTTCTAGTATTGCGATGGTGTAGCCATTAGATTCATTATGAAATATGATTTCTTCGATAGTTCCTTGAAGAGTTACCATTGCAAGTACCCCCAGTAAGTTTAATTAAAAATGGATCACGTTCTCCATCAAAATCTTATTATAATAAGCTCATGTAGATTTGCTAAAAATGCATAGTAATAATTTTACTATCACTTAGCTATCGTATAGATATCTCTACATTAATTATACACTAGAATGAGAAGACTTCAACAAGTTAATCTTGATATCCATCAATTCATTCCTGAGTGCAGCAATATCTCCTTTTGTTGCAGGCTTACTTAATTCGCTATAAAATCCTTGACCTTCCATAATAGTCACCCCAGTTCTTTTACAATAAGCATCCTTCACAATATGTGCATTTCTTATATTTCTTCTTGCAGACTCCATTCCTTGTAGTACTTCTATGTAAAGCTCTTTATCTAGAGAAATATATATCCTGTTATTTTTCTTAATAATATCTTTTATAAAACCTATATTGAAATATCCAAGAGAGCCGTCATTTTTGGATATGGGCTTTCTGACCTTTAGCGGTACAAATATATTATCCTTATTAAAGGGTAAAGGAACTATGTTTGCTGAACCAATAAGCTTTCCATAGTATTGCCTTGTAGAGCTAAGGTCAATCATAAAATGTTTTGCTAGTAATGTTATAAATGTTTTGATGCTTTTATTTATGTATTTTTCATCTTGATTTTTGGTGATTACCTTTGTGGAATTGCCTTCCATATCTATATACAATGGTAAAATAGCTATAATCTCGTTTGAAACTAGTTCTTCTACACTTATCATTTTCTTCAACTCCTTTCTTACATAGCAGGTTGACTTGAAAGTCAGCCTCAGTTTCTGTTCGTAGGACAATATTGAAAGTGTTCTGTGAACCAACCTATTTTTATATTATTATATCCGAACGTACGTTCTGTGTCAATAGATGGAATAAATTTGTGGTTAAGTAAAAGATTAAATTCCAGTTGGTAAGACTAAGGCTTTGGCTGGCATGGAAGCCAGCCTCTACTTCTTAGCAGCTATAACCTTTGAAAGCTCTGTTATACTTTCAGTTAGCTTGTTCAGCTTTCCTTCTATCCGTACAAGCAAATATACTGATACGGCAATTGGAAAACCTAAATTGGCTATTTGAGAGTAAACCTCTTCCATGATAATGCCTCCTTTCGCAAAATAAATAATAATTGTCATACTGAGTGCAGTCGAAGTATCTCTCATAATTTGGTGATAGTTTAATTGCTGCTTAACCATTGTGTATAAGCTTCTTCGTTTTACTCAAGATGACAAGAAAACTTCATGATAATACTAAGTCGGGAACAATCCTTAGTTTGCCCCCGACTTAGTTTGCTGGTTTCTAATTATAGTACTATCTCTTCTACATCTGTGCTTACTATTCTTGCTGACACTACTGAAACTAAATCACCATCTGCTGTTTCAAATATATTCGCCGCTACTATATTTTCCATAGCAGTCTTGATATCTGCCTCAGCAACATCTTCTTTTGGATTGTCTAGAGATAATTTGCTTGTTTTATCTTTTTGGTTTTTGAAAACCATCTCAAGTCTTTTCTTAGCCATGAATTTCACCTCCTTTTTCTATTGATTTAGATGTGTCTCCAGTTAAGGAGACACGTCTACTACTCTTGTTGAAGATCAATTTCGTCTACTCTTTTTATACCTATAAGAGGCATTTCTTGTAGACCTGCTAGTGATTCTGCTACTGAGAAAAGATTATCGTTAACAGCGTCAGTTTTTACCTTAGAAAAGGTTTTAGACTTTACTACTGGGTTTCCTTTCTCATTAAGACCACCATCAAGTTGAAGCTTTAATTTTGTTTCCTTGATAACAGCGTTAACTGCCATGTTTCCACCTCCTTTCTTTTTGGAGTCATGGAATGTAGCTTCATGTCCCCAATCAATGTCATTTTGAGAAGCTCTTCTCTGTGTTCTACCGGTAATCTAATAATAACTGATATATTAAAAAGCTTTAAATCGGGAGTTAGGGTAAAGTCATTGATTAATTGAGAATGGAAAATGAAAAATAGATTAAAAATAATAAGGAGAAGTCAAAAGTCCTTTGATGACTTTTGTACTTCTCCTTAAGTTTAAAAATTATTTTATTTTCCTAAGCCTTCTTTTCTAAGTATATCAACTTTATCTGTTTTCTCCCATGGAAGATCTAAATCAGTTCTTCCAAAGTGGCCATATGCTGCTACTTGCCTATATAGTGGTCTCCTTAAATCTAAGTTTTTAATAATGGCCGCTGGTCTTAAATCAAAATGTTTACTGATAAGTTCTTCAATTTTGCTCTCTTCAATCTTATTTGTTCCAAATGTATCTACTAGTATAGAAATAGGCTTTGCAACGCCTATTGCATAGGCAAGCTGAACTTCACATTTATCTGCAAGTCCAGCTGCTACCACATTCTTAGCAACATATCTTGCAGCATAAGCAGCAGAACGATCTACCTTTGTTGGATCTTTTCCTGAAAATGCTCCACCGCCATGTCTAGCATATCCTCCATAGGTGTCTACTATTATTTTTCTGCCTGTAAGTCCTGCATCTCCCTGAGGTCCACCTACAACAAATCTGCCTGTAGGATTTATATAGTATTTGGTGTTCTCATCTATTAGGCTTGAAGGAACTATTTTTGATATTATATGCTCCTTAATATCTTTTTCTATAGTTTTCAGTTCAACTTCTGGACTATGCTGTGTAGATATTACTATGGCAGCTACTCTGGCCGGTTTATTATCGTGGTACTCTATAGTAACCTGAGTTTTCCCATCTGGTCTCAAGTAATCAAGAGTTCCATTTTTTCTAACCTCAGATAATCTTATTGCCAGCTTATGAGCTAATGATATTGGAAGTGGCATCAGCTCAGGAGTTTCATTACAAGCAAACCCAAACATTATACCCTGATCTCCAGCTCCAGTGACGTCAAGCTCGTCTGTTTTTTGACCTCTATGCTCGAAAGCCTCGTTTACTCCCATTGCAATATCTGGTGACTGCTCATCTATTGATGTCAATACTGCGCATGTGTCGCAGTCAAA is part of the Proteiniborus sp. MB09-C3 genome and encodes:
- a CDS encoding YvrJ family protein, producing MEEVYSQIANLGFPIAVSVYLLVRIEGKLNKLTESITELSKVIAAKK
- a CDS encoding DUF2922 domain-containing protein, producing MAKKRLEMVFKNQKDKTSKLSLDNPKEDVAEADIKTAMENIVAANIFETADGDLVSVVSARIVSTDVEEIVL
- a CDS encoding DUF1659 domain-containing protein; this encodes MAVNAVIKETKLKLQLDGGLNEKGNPVVKSKTFSKVKTDAVNDNLFSVAESLAGLQEMPLIGIKRVDEIDLQQE
- the metK gene encoding methionine adenosyltransferase; this encodes MKKWFFTSESVTEGHPDKICDQISDSILDAILERDPDARVACETSVTTGLVLVAGEITTNCYVDIPKVVRKTIEDIGYTRAKYGFDCDTCAVLTSIDEQSPDIAMGVNEAFEHRGQKTDELDVTGAGDQGIMFGFACNETPELMPLPISLAHKLAIRLSEVRKNGTLDYLRPDGKTQVTIEYHDNKPARVAAIVISTQHSPEVELKTIEKDIKEHIISKIVPSSLIDENTKYYINPTGRFVVGGPQGDAGLTGRKIIVDTYGGYARHGGGAFSGKDPTKVDRSAAYAARYVAKNVVAAGLADKCEVQLAYAIGVAKPISILVDTFGTNKIEESKIEELISKHFDLRPAAIIKNLDLRRPLYRQVAAYGHFGRTDLDLPWEKTDKVDILRKEGLGK